In a genomic window of Azotosporobacter soli:
- a CDS encoding DJ-1/PfpI family protein, translating into MKTIGILLFPHVEELDFVAPFEVLSYINKIQPASTNVLLIAQNQEPLTAANGMRLLPHTTLSDCPALDVLVVPGGKGRLHAMRDKNLLAFVQAQAKNASYIASVCTGAFFLAEAGLLRGKKATTYHTAFAELETYGIEVLPLKVVADGQIISAGGVSSGLELGFYLLREMFDVRLAQEVADKIEYAVDVAAL; encoded by the coding sequence ATGAAAACAATCGGCATCCTGCTTTTCCCGCATGTGGAGGAACTTGATTTTGTCGCGCCGTTCGAAGTGCTGAGTTATATCAATAAGATACAACCTGCCAGCACTAATGTCCTGCTGATCGCACAAAATCAAGAACCGCTTACGGCCGCTAACGGCATGCGTCTTTTGCCGCACACCACACTGTCCGACTGCCCCGCGCTCGATGTCCTCGTCGTTCCCGGCGGCAAAGGGCGTCTGCACGCGATGCGGGACAAAAACCTCCTCGCCTTTGTACAAGCGCAGGCGAAAAATGCATCCTACATCGCCTCGGTTTGTACCGGCGCATTTTTCCTGGCCGAAGCCGGTTTGCTCCGCGGCAAAAAAGCGACTACCTATCATACCGCTTTTGCCGAACTGGAAACGTACGGCATCGAAGTCCTGCCGCTCAAAGTTGTCGCAGACGGGCAGATTATCAGCGCCGGCGGCGTAAGTTCCGGCCTGGAATTAGGTTTTTATCTGCTGCGTGAAATGTTTGACGTCCGTTTGGCGCAGGAAGTCGCCGACAAAATCGAATACGCAGTCGATGTTGCCGCACTCTGA
- a CDS encoding MerR family transcriptional regulator gives MKKLYAIGEMAKMHNVPIRTLRYYDAIGLFKPASVDEGSGYRYYSVEQFEHLNTIKYLKFLGFSLKEIDEHLAARDMQGFLRLLKKQHGATAAMLEKLQAIAAQVTNRINELEDCASFSMLEQPLLKTLPRRLISISTQPVSSEAQWEVALSKLERLCGGHPSLFIGKVGFIVTQDRLREKRFDGYDAVFIFRDELSPNEAAATCLAEGVYLCMRFRDGHGAAPVCYEKMLCEIERCGYVVNGDAVERILIDEYITKDEKMQLSEIQIPVKTDIDSPVTE, from the coding sequence ATGAAAAAATTATATGCGATTGGCGAAATGGCGAAAATGCATAATGTGCCGATTCGGACGCTGCGCTATTATGATGCGATCGGCCTTTTCAAACCGGCGTCGGTCGATGAAGGCAGCGGCTACCGGTATTATTCGGTTGAGCAGTTTGAACACCTGAATACGATCAAATATTTAAAATTCCTCGGCTTTTCCCTTAAAGAAATTGACGAGCACTTAGCTGCCAGAGACATGCAGGGATTTTTACGTTTATTGAAAAAGCAACACGGCGCAACGGCGGCGATGCTGGAAAAACTGCAGGCGATTGCGGCGCAGGTGACAAACCGGATCAACGAACTGGAGGACTGCGCCAGTTTTTCCATGCTTGAGCAGCCTCTGCTCAAAACCTTGCCGCGCCGTCTGATCAGCATCAGCACACAACCGGTCAGCAGCGAGGCGCAGTGGGAAGTCGCCCTGAGTAAGCTGGAGCGGCTGTGCGGCGGACATCCGTCGCTTTTTATCGGTAAAGTCGGCTTTATCGTGACGCAGGATCGTTTGCGGGAAAAACGTTTCGACGGATATGACGCGGTCTTTATCTTTCGCGATGAACTGTCGCCAAACGAAGCAGCGGCGACCTGTCTGGCGGAAGGAGTATACTTGTGCATGCGCTTTCGCGACGGACATGGCGCAGCGCCTGTCTGTTACGAAAAAATGCTGTGCGAAATTGAACGTTGCGGTTACGTGGTGAACGGCGATGCGGTTGAACGGATTTTAATTGACGAATATATAACAAAAGATGAAAAGATGCAGTTGAGCGAAATCCAGATACCAGTAAAAACGGACATTGACTCTCCCGTTACGGAATAG
- a CDS encoding DUF554 domain-containing protein has product MTGTLVNASAVLIGATAGCLLRQGLPQRCRETLMAGLGLAVGVIGLQMALKGDNALIVIISLVAGGLIGEALDIDGWLKRLGDQLTAKVGNQFGDIGKGFVTASLVYCVGAMAVVGAIQEGLTGEAGTLYAKAMLDGVSAIIFAAGMGIGVAFSAVSLLLYQGSITLLAGVASQWITEPMLTAMTATGGVMILGIGLLVLEIKEIRVANLLPGLLIAAVLAKYWP; this is encoded by the coding sequence ATGACGGGAACATTAGTGAATGCCAGCGCAGTGCTGATCGGCGCGACGGCAGGCTGTCTGCTGCGGCAAGGCTTGCCGCAGCGCTGCCGGGAAACGTTGATGGCGGGGCTTGGCCTGGCAGTCGGCGTGATCGGTCTGCAGATGGCGCTGAAGGGTGATAATGCGCTAATCGTGATCATCAGCCTGGTGGCAGGCGGACTGATCGGCGAAGCACTCGATATTGACGGTTGGCTAAAACGTCTTGGCGATCAGCTGACTGCTAAAGTCGGCAACCAGTTCGGCGATATCGGCAAAGGTTTTGTGACGGCCAGTCTGGTCTATTGCGTCGGTGCGATGGCGGTTGTCGGAGCGATCCAGGAAGGTCTGACCGGCGAGGCGGGTACGCTGTATGCCAAGGCGATGCTCGACGGCGTTTCGGCAATCATCTTCGCGGCCGGCATGGGCATCGGCGTGGCATTTTCCGCTGTTTCTCTGCTGCTGTATCAGGGTTCGATCACACTGTTGGCTGGAGTGGCCAGCCAGTGGATCACGGAACCGATGCTAACCGCGATGACTGCGACTGGCGGCGTCATGATTCTTGGCATCGGCCTATTAGTACTCGAGATCAAAGAAATACGAGTGGCTAATTTGCTGCCCGGATTATTGATTGCCGCCGTCCTGGCGAAATATTGGCCTTGA
- a CDS encoding iron-containing alcohol dehydrogenase, translating into MKNFQFVNPTKIIFGQEQIEELAGQIPSGSRVLVLYGGGSVQKSGLLDRVKEKLRAYTVGTFGGIEPNPTYETLMKAVEVIRSEQYNFLLAVGGGSVIDGTKFIAAAVPHLESDPWDIVKKQLAVQNALPFGVILTLPATGSEMNNGAVITRKEYKIKLPFMSPSVFPRFAILDPVYTYTLPPKQISNGVVDSFIHVMEQYLTYPVEGKLQDRFSEGLLLTLIEEGPKALAEPKNYAVRANLMWAATLALNGLIGSGVPQDWATHMIGHEITALYGLDHAQTLAIVLPSLLDVMKEEKQEKLLQYGERVWNLPHDMAADEKATAAIERTRSFFQAMGVKTRFAEYGLGSEVIEPILANLRANGMLKLGEKGLITPDVVRTILTNSL; encoded by the coding sequence ATGAAAAACTTTCAATTTGTAAATCCGACTAAGATTATTTTTGGTCAAGAACAGATCGAAGAATTGGCGGGGCAAATTCCCTCCGGCAGCAGAGTGCTGGTCTTATACGGCGGCGGCAGCGTGCAAAAAAGCGGTCTGCTCGATCGCGTGAAGGAAAAACTGCGTGCGTATACCGTTGGGACATTTGGCGGCATTGAACCGAATCCGACTTATGAAACGCTGATGAAAGCGGTCGAAGTGATTCGAAGCGAGCAATACAATTTCCTACTGGCAGTCGGCGGCGGTTCGGTGATTGACGGAACAAAATTTATTGCGGCAGCGGTACCGCATCTTGAAAGTGATCCGTGGGATATCGTGAAAAAACAGTTAGCGGTGCAAAACGCGCTGCCGTTCGGCGTCATTTTGACGCTGCCGGCGACCGGCTCGGAAATGAATAACGGCGCGGTAATTACCCGCAAGGAGTATAAAATAAAATTACCGTTTATGAGTCCGTCGGTCTTTCCGCGCTTTGCGATTTTGGATCCGGTTTATACGTATACGCTGCCGCCGAAGCAAATCAGCAACGGCGTCGTTGATTCATTTATCCATGTGATGGAGCAATATCTGACCTATCCGGTTGAGGGCAAGCTGCAGGATCGTTTTTCCGAAGGACTGCTATTGACGCTGATTGAGGAAGGTCCGAAAGCGCTCGCAGAGCCAAAAAATTATGCGGTGCGCGCCAATTTGATGTGGGCGGCCACGCTGGCGCTGAATGGACTGATCGGTAGCGGCGTGCCGCAGGATTGGGCGACGCATATGATCGGGCATGAGATCACTGCATTATATGGTCTCGATCATGCACAGACGCTGGCGATCGTCCTGCCGTCGCTGCTCGATGTGATGAAAGAGGAAAAGCAGGAGAAGTTGCTGCAATACGGCGAGCGGGTCTGGAATCTGCCGCACGACATGGCGGCCGATGAAAAAGCGACTGCCGCGATTGAACGAACCCGAAGTTTTTTTCAAGCGATGGGCGTGAAAACGCGTTTTGCCGAGTACGGACTCGGGAGTGAAGTGATTGAACCGATTCTTGCCAACTTGCGGGCGAACGGCATGCTGAAACTCGGCGAGAAAGGTTTGATTACGCCGGACGTCGTGCGGACGATTCTGACGAACAGTTTGTAA
- a CDS encoding aldehyde dehydrogenase family protein: MSKDYDLYINGQFSKGENEARLTVINPSDESVVGSVPSATLAETDAAVAAARLAFDSGVWSGLSPAQRAEALLRIAAEVKADQETLVDLLIKESGSTVGKANGEVNLAIKTLTYYAKLLQSPYEEAAIAADEEAALYSHNFIRREAIGVCAAIVPWNFPLSLGVWKIAPALAAGNTIVVKPPSEAPLALLAFAKAVHRAGLPKGVFNMLTGSGKVIGEALAAHPLVDKVAFTGSTEVGKRVMSLAAQSNLKITTLELGGKSANILLEDADLDEAIDGALFAFLYHSGQVCESGTRLLVPRSKYEEVIKRLVERAEKLKIGDPGDPETSIGPVISKRQQEKIAAYISGAIKEGARLVLGGEPLSGKTFEKGFWVRPTIFADVKNEMTIAREEIFGPVLSVIAYDSEEEAIRIANDSIYGLGGGVWSKDYRRAVEVAKQLRTGTVWINSYHLLSPIAPFGGYKQSGIGRELGLQGLLAYTQTKHIHLDLANDRGARYQRFLGQATKK, from the coding sequence GTGAGTAAAGATTATGATTTATATATAAATGGACAATTTAGCAAAGGGGAGAACGAAGCGCGGCTTACGGTTATTAATCCAAGCGACGAAAGCGTTGTCGGCAGTGTGCCAAGTGCGACGCTGGCGGAGACGGATGCGGCCGTCGCGGCCGCGCGACTTGCTTTTGACAGCGGCGTCTGGAGCGGTTTGTCGCCAGCGCAGCGCGCCGAAGCGTTGCTGCGCATCGCAGCTGAAGTCAAAGCCGATCAAGAGACATTGGTGGATTTATTGATCAAGGAATCCGGTTCGACGGTCGGGAAAGCGAACGGCGAAGTGAACCTTGCAATAAAGACGCTTACTTATTATGCGAAACTGCTGCAAAGTCCGTACGAAGAGGCTGCGATCGCAGCGGACGAAGAGGCGGCTTTATACAGTCATAATTTTATCCGGCGCGAGGCGATCGGTGTTTGCGCAGCGATCGTGCCCTGGAATTTCCCGCTGTCGCTTGGCGTATGGAAGATCGCACCTGCGCTCGCTGCCGGCAATACGATCGTCGTAAAACCGCCGAGTGAAGCGCCGCTTGCGCTGCTTGCGTTTGCAAAGGCGGTTCACAGAGCGGGTCTGCCAAAGGGCGTTTTCAATATGCTGACGGGTTCAGGAAAAGTGATCGGTGAAGCGCTGGCCGCGCATCCGTTGGTGGACAAGGTCGCCTTCACCGGTTCGACTGAAGTCGGCAAGCGCGTGATGAGCCTGGCTGCACAGTCTAACCTGAAAATCACCACGCTCGAGCTGGGCGGTAAGTCGGCGAATATTCTGCTGGAAGATGCTGATTTAGACGAAGCGATTGACGGAGCGCTGTTCGCTTTTCTCTATCACAGCGGACAGGTGTGTGAGTCGGGGACGCGGCTCCTGGTACCGCGCAGCAAATACGAGGAAGTGATCAAACGTTTGGTCGAACGCGCCGAGAAACTAAAGATCGGCGATCCCGGTGATCCTGAAACGTCGATTGGGCCGGTCATTTCAAAGCGGCAGCAGGAAAAAATTGCAGCCTACATCAGCGGCGCGATTAAAGAGGGTGCTCGTTTGGTATTGGGCGGCGAACCGCTGAGCGGAAAAACGTTCGAGAAAGGTTTCTGGGTGCGGCCGACTATTTTTGCCGATGTGAAAAACGAGATGACGATTGCGCGCGAGGAAATCTTCGGACCGGTGCTTTCTGTAATCGCCTATGACAGTGAAGAGGAAGCGATCCGCATTGCGAATGACAGTATTTATGGTTTGGGCGGCGGCGTATGGTCAAAGGATTATCGTCGTGCTGTCGAGGTGGCAAAACAGTTGCGCACTGGTACGGTATGGATCAACTCCTATCATCTGCTGAGTCCAATCGCGCCGTTCGGCGGCTACAAACAAAGCGGCATTGGTCGAGAACTGGGGCTGCAGGGCTTGCTGGCCTATACGCAGACCAAACACATCCATCTTGATCTGGCGAATGACCGTGGAGCACGCTATCAGCGCTTTCTCGGGCAAGCGACGAAAAAATAA
- a CDS encoding NADPH-dependent oxidoreductase, which produces MNTTIETIKNHRSIRNYLEREVPDEMLQEILAAARAMPTSINGQQLSIIVVKDKAKKEAMAHLAGDQAWIAQAPVFLIFVADYYKAHLAGEKNGLPEIIHESVEGALVGTFDAGLAMGAAIIAAESMGLGIVPIGAVRRKPNEMIELLELPPYTYPLVGLVVGYPADASAQKPRMPVAALVHQETYDAAAMRDAIDEYDVTMEQYYSIRGDKVSNWSQQIAGTYKQVYFPEVYGSIKRQGFINDK; this is translated from the coding sequence ATGAATACGACAATTGAAACGATAAAAAATCACCGTTCGATTCGCAATTATTTAGAGCGCGAAGTGCCGGATGAGATGCTGCAGGAAATTTTAGCGGCGGCTAGAGCGATGCCGACATCGATCAACGGGCAGCAACTTTCGATCATCGTGGTAAAAGACAAAGCGAAAAAAGAAGCGATGGCGCATCTGGCCGGGGATCAGGCCTGGATTGCGCAGGCTCCGGTCTTCCTGATTTTTGTCGCCGATTATTACAAGGCGCATTTGGCAGGCGAAAAAAATGGCTTGCCGGAAATTATCCATGAAAGCGTGGAAGGCGCATTGGTGGGAACGTTTGATGCGGGACTTGCAATGGGCGCGGCGATCATTGCAGCTGAATCTATGGGCCTGGGCATTGTACCGATCGGCGCGGTGCGGCGCAAGCCAAATGAAATGATTGAATTACTCGAGCTGCCGCCATACACGTATCCGTTGGTTGGACTGGTTGTCGGCTACCCGGCTGACGCGTCGGCGCAAAAACCAAGAATGCCGGTCGCGGCGCTCGTGCATCAGGAAACGTATGACGCCGCTGCGATGCGTGACGCTATTGACGAATATGACGTCACGATGGAACAGTATTATAGCATACGCGGCGATAAAGTCAGTAATTGGAGCCAGCAAATTGCCGGCACATACAAGCAGGTTTATTTTCCTGAAGTGTATGGCAGCATTAAACGACAAGGCTTTATTAATGACAAATAA
- a CDS encoding PocR ligand-binding domain-containing protein has product MAIGDKKRVDGDLDLNNVRLEDVIDIEFLQKFQDDFATGVGLASVTVDPEGNPVTKPSRYIRFCMDYTHATETGDRRCAESHRKCGEEAARTGKPVVAECHAGLIDFAAPIMLEGRLIGTILGGQVLTGPPVEGKYRQIAKEIGVNEDEYVEASKEARILTRESIEAAANVLFIVANSLSGAAYRQMKLKSVVNTLSDGAHQISATMEELAASASTVSDNQANLNEEIKNVNVVTGKIDEVMDFIKDIADETRLLGLNAAIEAARAGEAGLGFGVVAQEIRNLSADSKQTVSKIKDLTTIIKESVEKTVRMGGETTTTIHQQAAAIEQVTASIQEISSLSELLSEMANKGG; this is encoded by the coding sequence ATGGCAATCGGTGATAAGAAAAGAGTGGACGGCGACCTGGATCTCAATAACGTCAGACTGGAAGACGTAATCGACATTGAATTTCTGCAGAAATTTCAGGATGACTTCGCCACCGGTGTTGGTTTGGCGAGCGTCACGGTCGATCCGGAGGGGAATCCTGTAACTAAGCCCAGCCGTTATATCCGGTTTTGCATGGATTATACCCATGCGACGGAAACCGGCGACAGGCGCTGCGCGGAATCGCATCGCAAATGCGGCGAAGAAGCGGCAAGAACCGGCAAACCGGTTGTTGCCGAATGCCATGCCGGCTTGATCGATTTTGCTGCGCCGATCATGCTGGAAGGACGATTGATCGGTACGATCCTGGGCGGGCAGGTCTTGACCGGGCCGCCGGTGGAAGGGAAATACCGGCAAATTGCCAAGGAAATCGGCGTAAATGAAGACGAATATGTCGAAGCTTCGAAAGAAGCGCGCATTTTGACGCGCGAAAGCATTGAAGCGGCGGCGAATGTGCTCTTCATCGTGGCGAACAGTCTTTCCGGCGCCGCGTATCGGCAGATGAAACTGAAAAGCGTCGTCAATACGCTTAGTGACGGAGCGCATCAGATTTCGGCTACGATGGAGGAATTGGCGGCTTCGGCTTCGACGGTGAGCGACAACCAGGCGAATCTGAATGAAGAGATCAAGAATGTGAATGTGGTCACCGGCAAGATCGATGAGGTCATGGATTTTATCAAGGATATCGCGGATGAAACGCGTCTGCTTGGCTTGAACGCGGCGATCGAAGCGGCGCGGGCGGGCGAAGCCGGTCTTGGCTTCGGCGTTGTGGCGCAGGAGATCAGGAATCTTTCGGCGGACTCCAAACAGACGGTCAGCAAGATCAAGGATCTGACGACGATCATCAAGGAATCGGTCGAGAAAACCGTCAGGATGGGCGGCGAGACGACGACGACGATTCATCAGCAGGCCGCGGCGATCGAGCAGGTGACGGCGAGCATCCAGGAAATCAGTAGTCTGAGCGAGTTGCTGAGCGAAATGGCAAATAAAGGCGGCTGA